A window of Micromonospora eburnea genomic DNA:
GGCTGGTCTTCCCGGCCACGGCCAGGTCGGCCGCCGACGCGAGCTCCGGGTCGCTGAGGCGGTTCGCTCCGGACACCGGGAAACCGGCGCTGCGCAACACCGACTGATTCCAGATCGACCAGTCGCTCGCGCCGAGGCGGAGAAGATGACTCGCCGTCGTCACGCGGCGCCCAGCCGTCGCAGTTCCTCGGTGAAGCTGCCGAGGGTCGGGTAGTCAAAGATGGCCCCGATGCTCAGGTCGATGCCGAACCGGTCCCGGACCTGGGATATCAACTCCACCGCGGTGAGCGAATCGCCGCCCAGGTCGAAGTATTCCTGGTCATCGGTGAGATCGGCGACGCCGAGCGCCGTCGTCCACAGTTCGCGGACCTGGTCGGTGAGGTCGGCCTGCTTCGCGGCCACCACCGGCGCGGCAATCTGCGGCTCGGGCGGAGACTGCGGTGCGACCGGTTCCGCCACGACTGGCCGGGAAGCCGGCGCCGGCTTCGCTGCCCGGGGCTCCGTTCGCGGCGCCACCACCACGGCGTCGGCGGACAGCGGTTCCGGACGATCGCCGCGAAACCGCCGGACCGCCACCTGCCGGGGCGTGCGTGCCGACAACAACGTCATCAGCAGGTCGACGCCGGTCTCGGGCGAGATGCCGACGCTTTCCACGTCGTCCTCGGCGGGACGCGACGACACCAGCGCGCTCGGGTCGGCGGTCCGGCGCATGGTGAAACCCCGGACCTCGACGAGCACGGTTCCGGCCTCGTCGAGGACGTCGAGGTCCGCCACGATGCTGTTGGCCGGCGCGTCCGGCCGCCGGCGGAGGTGGCTGAGGACGCGGCCGGAGAGCCGGCCGTGCACCGTCATCGACCGGTACATGAACGGCACGTGGATGTCGTCCTTGTCCAGGTCGCGTACGGAGGTGGTGGCGGCGTCCATCAGCGTCGGATGCACCGCGTGCCGGGCGGCCTCGTGCTGGTACTCATCCGGCAGCGCCAGGGTCAGCAGTTGGTTGTCACCGGCCGGGTCGGACCGGACCTGGTGGTAGGTACGCCAGCGCGGGCCCAGTGTGAACGCCTGCCGGTCGCTGCCGAACGGTGGCAGGGCACGGTGTTCGGACAGCTCTGCGTACAGCTCGTCCATGGCGACCCGGCGGGGCTCGCCGGTGCCGCTCGGCATCCACTGGGCGATCCGCCCCCGGACGTGGGTCTGCACCTCGGTGGGTGACGAGGTGGTCAGCGGCGCTGACGAAACCGAGAAGGCCCAGTTCTCGCTGTCGGGGCTGAAGGCGACCTCCACCCGACGCGGTGAGGTCAGCTCCAGGGCACGCTGGAACACGACATCGTTCAGCTGGACCGGCTCCTCCGCCCCGTCGAGGAACACGGCGCGGAACGCCTCGATGACGAGGTCGAGATGCCGGGTACCCGGCACCACCGGCACCGTGCCCAGCCGATGCTCGTCGGTCACCGGGTCGTTCTCCGCGCTCAACACGGTTTGCCACCGCCGGGCGACCGTCGACCGGCCGGAGGAACCGGACAGCAGCCCGCCCGCTGCCATACCCACCCCACGCCAAGCCGGCCAGTCGATGCTGAGCAGGCGATCCGCGGGGATCGACGTATCCCGGACGAAGGCGTCCAGATAGGCATTGGCCGCGGCGTAGTCCGCTCCCCCGACCTGTCCCTCAAGCGCGGCGCGGCTCGAAAAGCAGACGAAGAAGTCCAGCCGCCGGCGACCGGTGAAGACCTTCTCCAGGTTCAGAACACCCGTGATCTTGGGCGCGAAGGTCGCCGTGCCGTCCTGCGGGCCGGTGAACTGGACCATGCCCGAACCGGTCCGGCCGGCCAGGTGCAGCACGCCGTTGACCGGACCCCATTGGGCGGTCACCTCGTCGATCAGGTGGCCGAGCGCCGCCTCGTCGGTGACGTCGCAGGCGTGCGCCTGCACCGTCGCTCCGAGTGCGCCGAGTTCGTCGAGGATGTGACCGGGCACCGATCCGGTCCTTCCCACGAGGACGAGCACAGGCTGCTGACCGGTCCGGGCGATACCCCGGGCGACCTCGATGCCGAGTCCCCCACAGCCGCCGGTCACCAGGTAGACGCCGTTGCGGCGGATCGCCGGTGACGGCCCGGACGTTACGTTCAGCCGTCGCTCGCCGGGCACCCAGCGGAGTTCGCCGCGCAGCGCGACGACCGGCGGGCCGGCCCGATGCGCGAGTTCCCGGGCGAGGTCGTCGGCGTCGACCCTGCGCCCGACGTCGATCAGGCGCACGGTGAGCCGCCCGTCCTCGTCCGCCATCGTCCTGGCCAGCGGAGGCAACAGGGCGTTCTCGGGACGCACCGGCTCAGATCCGCTGACGTCGACAGCGTGCTCGGTCAGCACGACGACATGGCCACCGTCGGCCAGGGCGGACGTCCGGGACACGAGCCGCCCCACCTCGTGCAGCAGGCCGTAGGGACGTTGAAGGGCATCCGGATCCGAGCGGACGGCGGCCTCTTCCGTGAGACTCCAGGCGTACAGCACCATGATCGGACGCCGTCCGGATGCCGCGACGTCACGCAGGATGCCGGCCAGCTCGCCCACGCGACGGAGGGGCACGTGAAACGACCGCTCCCCGACGCCCGCCGTCGGGCCGGCCGGGACCGGCAGCACCCGGATACCTGCCCGTTGCAGGGCCGTCGTCAGCTCGCGTGCCCGGTCGTCCTCGGCCAGCAGCAGCGCGCTCAACTGTTCGCCACCACCGGCGGTGGTCTGCCTCGGGGACTCGACCCAGCAGGGCACCGAGAACGGCGACTCGTCCACACGGGTTTCGGCGGCCAACTGTGCCTCCATCGGCTCAACGGTCGTGGATACGTCTGCGGTCGGGGCGCTCGCGGGAGCGGACGGCTGCGGCGCTGCGGGCTCGGCTGCCGTCTCCGGCGGATCGGCCCAGAACCGCTCGCGCTGGTACGGGTACACCGGCAACGGCACACGGGTGACAGGACGGGACGGCTCGACCGCATGCCAGTCGACGTCGTGCCCGTCGGCCCAGACCGTGGCGAGACCCCGCAGAACCGCGATCTGATCCCCGCCGGGATTGGAACGCCGGGGCGGCAGTGACGCCACCGCACGATGGCCACCGTCGGCCAGGGCACGGCTCAACGAGGTCAACGCCTGGCCCGGGCCGACTTCGACCAACAACTGCGGGCCCTGGGCGAGGAGCTGCTCCAGCGCGGGACCGAACAGCACCGGCCGGATCAGCTGATCGGCCCAGAACGCCGGATCCCTCGCCTCGTCGTCGCTCATCAGCACGCCGGTGGCGGCCGAGATAATCGGGATTCGAGGTGCGCGGAGCTCGACGTCCCGGAAAGCGGACCGGAACTCGTCGGCCGCCGGCCGCATGGCCTCGGTGTGGAAGGCATGCGAGGTCCGGACCTCACGACTGCGTAGTCCTCGTTCCCGTAGCGAGACGACGGTGCGGGCCAGTGCCTCGTGCGGGCCGGCCAGCACGGTCTGCCGTGGCCCGTTCATCGCCGCCACCTGTACCCCCGGGGCCAGCAGGTCGGCGACCTCGGCGGCGGTGGAGGCGACCGCGAGCATGCCGCCGGCCGGCATCCGGCTCATCGCACGGGCCCGCGCCGCGACCAGCTCGATCGCGTCGGAGAGACGGACCACGTCGGCTACGGCGGCCGCGGTGAGCTCGCCGATGCTGTGCCCGAGAAGCCGGTCCGGCACGATGCCCCAGGACCGCCACAGCTGTGCGAGCGCGTACTCGACCGCGAACAAGAGCGGCTGGGCGGCAGTCGTGTCCGCGAGCTCGGCGTCACCGCCGGTACGCCACACCTCCCCGACGTCGACTCCGGCGGCTGAGAACAGGTGCAGCGTCTCGTCGAGCACGTCGGCGAAGTGCGGCTCCTGCTCGTACAGGTCGTGCGCCATGCCGACGTGCTGGGAGCCCTGCCCGGGGAAGAGGAAGGCGACGTCCCGGCGGCTCGCGTCACCGCTCACGACGGCGTCCGAATTCTCCGTGCTGAGCCCGGAGACCGCCTCGGCGGCGCTGCCGGCCACCAGCGCGGCCCGATGCGGGTAGGCGTGGCGACCGTGCTGGAGGGTGGCCACGGCCGCGCCGAAGGTCCGCTCACCGTTCTGGGCGAAGTAGTTCGTGAGCCGCTCCCGCTGGACGTCCCGGGCGGAGGCGGTGGCCGCCGACCACACCAGCAGTCGGGGCCGGGACACCGCGGGCTCGGCGGCGCGAAGGGGCGCCTCCTCCAGCACGGCGTGCGCATTGGTGCCGCCGATGCCGAAGGAGCTGACCGCGGCGAGCCGGGGCTGCCCCGTTCGGCGGGGCCATGGGGTGAGATCACGCGGCAGGTAGAAGGGTGAACCGTCCAGGTTCAGCTTCGGGTTGACGGTCGTCACGTTCACCGTGGGCGTGATCTGTTCCCGCTCGAGGCTCAGGACGGCACGGATGAACGAGGTGACGCCCGCCGCGTGCCCCAGATGGCCGACATTGGCCTTGGCCGAGGCGAGGGCCACGGTTGCGCCGCCGGGGTGCCCGAGCCTGCGATAGGCCGACACCAGAGCGGCCACCTCGATCGGGTCGCCCAACACCGTCCCGGTGGCGTGTGCCTCGACCAGACCGACGTGGTTCACGTCCGCCCCGGCCATCGTCATCGCTTCCAGAATCACGTTTGTCTGGCCGGTGACGCCCGGGGCGGTGAAGCCGACCTTGTGGGCTCCATCGTTGTTGACGGCCGTGGCCCGAACCACGGCCCGGACGGCGTCGCCGTCGGCCAGAGCCTGGGAGAGTCTCTTGAACACTACGACACCGCAGCCGCTGCCGAAGATCGTGCCGCTGGCCGCCTCGTCGAACGGCCGGCAGTGCCCGTCACGGCTGAACGGGCCGTCTGCGGCCCACCGGTACCCGTGACCGGGCGGCAACTCCACCTCGACGCCGCCGGCCAGCGCCACATCGCACTCGCCGTTTCGGATCGCGGCGATCGCCTGATGCACGGCGACCAGAGAGCTGGAACAGGCGGTCTGCACGCTCATGGCGGGCCCGGTGAAGTCCAGCTTGTACGACACCATGGTGGCCAGCGATCCGATGTTGTTCCAGGTGCCGATGGCCAGCCCGGTGATGCCCCGGGCCGTCTCCGGATGCGGGCGCAGATAGAGGTCGACGTACCGGTTGGTGCCCGCGGCGCTGAAGACGCCGACGTCCGTCAGCGTGGCCGGGTCGTAGCCCGCGTTCTCCACCGCGGCGTGCGCGGTCTCCAGGAAGAGCCGAAGCTGCGGGTCGCTGGTCCGCGCCTCACGAGCCGTCATCCCGAACAGCGCCGCGTCGAACATGTCCAGGTCCGGTGCCTCGGCGATGGCCCGCACATACGCGGGATCGTCGAGCGCGGAACGGGGAACGCCGGCGGCCAGCAACTCTTCGTCCGATCGCTGGCGGACGCACTCCCGCCCGGCGCTCAGGTTCTCCCAGAACTGCTCCACGTCGTGGGCTCCGGGAAACCGCCCGGCCAGGCCGATCACCGCGATGAGCTCCAGTTCATCATCCATGTCAGGACGTTCCTTCCCGCTCGTGGTTCAACTGGGCTCGGACGGCCCGCCGGCGGTCGGTGGCGCGAGTCGACTGCGGCGAAGGGCTCAGGAGTGACGCGGGACTGCCGTTCCCGCCCGCCTTCGCGAGCAGCGCGGCGATCTCCCGTGCCGTCGGATGTTCGAAGAACGCGGTTGCCGGAGGTGGGTCCGGTATCGCGTCGGCCAGCAACGTGTGCAGCTGCAGCAGTTTGATGGAGGTGAGACCGGCCTCGAAGAAGTGCTCGTCGAGGCCGATCCGGCGGCCGATGACGTCGGCGATCAGGTCGATCAGCCAGCGCTCCGTGCCGGTGTCGGCACCGCGCCGGTCCGACTGCGGGCTGCGGTCACCGCCGTTCGCGGGCGGCACCCGCGTGTCGCTGAACACCACCTTGTGGTTGGCACTGGTGGCGAGACGCCGCCGGACGTCGATCACCGCCGGCACGGCGTACCGTGGCAGCAACGACGACAGGTACGACCGGAGAGCCTGGGAATCCACCGTGCGACCCGGCTCG
This region includes:
- a CDS encoding type I polyketide synthase, yielding MDDELELIAVIGLAGRFPGAHDVEQFWENLSAGRECVRQRSDEELLAAGVPRSALDDPAYVRAIAEAPDLDMFDAALFGMTAREARTSDPQLRLFLETAHAAVENAGYDPATLTDVGVFSAAGTNRYVDLYLRPHPETARGITGLAIGTWNNIGSLATMVSYKLDFTGPAMSVQTACSSSLVAVHQAIAAIRNGECDVALAGGVEVELPPGHGYRWAADGPFSRDGHCRPFDEAASGTIFGSGCGVVVFKRLSQALADGDAVRAVVRATAVNNDGAHKVGFTAPGVTGQTNVILEAMTMAGADVNHVGLVEAHATGTVLGDPIEVAALVSAYRRLGHPGGATVALASAKANVGHLGHAAGVTSFIRAVLSLEREQITPTVNVTTVNPKLNLDGSPFYLPRDLTPWPRRTGQPRLAAVSSFGIGGTNAHAVLEEAPLRAAEPAVSRPRLLVWSAATASARDVQRERLTNYFAQNGERTFGAAVATLQHGRHAYPHRAALVAGSAAEAVSGLSTENSDAVVSGDASRRDVAFLFPGQGSQHVGMAHDLYEQEPHFADVLDETLHLFSAAGVDVGEVWRTGGDAELADTTAAQPLLFAVEYALAQLWRSWGIVPDRLLGHSIGELTAAAVADVVRLSDAIELVAARARAMSRMPAGGMLAVASTAAEVADLLAPGVQVAAMNGPRQTVLAGPHEALARTVVSLRERGLRSREVRTSHAFHTEAMRPAADEFRSAFRDVELRAPRIPIISAATGVLMSDDEARDPAFWADQLIRPVLFGPALEQLLAQGPQLLVEVGPGQALTSLSRALADGGHRAVASLPPRRSNPGGDQIAVLRGLATVWADGHDVDWHAVEPSRPVTRVPLPVYPYQRERFWADPPETAAEPAAPQPSAPASAPTADVSTTVEPMEAQLAAETRVDESPFSVPCWVESPRQTTAGGGEQLSALLLAEDDRARELTTALQRAGIRVLPVPAGPTAGVGERSFHVPLRRVGELAGILRDVAASGRRPIMVLYAWSLTEEAAVRSDPDALQRPYGLLHEVGRLVSRTSALADGGHVVVLTEHAVDVSGSEPVRPENALLPPLARTMADEDGRLTVRLIDVGRRVDADDLARELAHRAGPPVVALRGELRWVPGERRLNVTSGPSPAIRRNGVYLVTGGCGGLGIEVARGIARTGQQPVLVLVGRTGSVPGHILDELGALGATVQAHACDVTDEAALGHLIDEVTAQWGPVNGVLHLAGRTGSGMVQFTGPQDGTATFAPKITGVLNLEKVFTGRRRLDFFVCFSSRAALEGQVGGADYAAANAYLDAFVRDTSIPADRLLSIDWPAWRGVGMAAGGLLSGSSGRSTVARRWQTVLSAENDPVTDEHRLGTVPVVPGTRHLDLVIEAFRAVFLDGAEEPVQLNDVVFQRALELTSPRRVEVAFSPDSENWAFSVSSAPLTTSSPTEVQTHVRGRIAQWMPSGTGEPRRVAMDELYAELSEHRALPPFGSDRQAFTLGPRWRTYHQVRSDPAGDNQLLTLALPDEYQHEAARHAVHPTLMDAATTSVRDLDKDDIHVPFMYRSMTVHGRLSGRVLSHLRRRPDAPANSIVADLDVLDEAGTVLVEVRGFTMRRTADPSALVSSRPAEDDVESVGISPETGVDLLMTLLSARTPRQVAVRRFRGDRPEPLSADAVVVAPRTEPRAAKPAPASRPVVAEPVAPQSPPEPQIAAPVVAAKQADLTDQVRELWTTALGVADLTDDQEYFDLGGDSLTAVELISQVRDRFGIDLSIGAIFDYPTLGSFTEELRRLGAA